The DNA sequence AATTCTTTTTCGAGGTATGTCTTATCAATGGGACTGCTTTTTTTATTAATTTTATTTTTCACAAAACAGTTTCTTCTTTATGCTTCACACTCATTTTGTTCAGTCTATTGAAAAAGTTTTAAAACCGGAACAGGCAGTCATGGACGAACTTGTTTCTCATCTGGAATCCAAATCCTACAGAAAAGGAGATTTTCTGTTAAAAGGTGACGAAACCTGCCGGTATTTCTATTTTATTGAAAAAGGACTTGTCAAACTATTTTTTGACAATGGTGATAAGGATTTTATCATGACTTTTTTTGCAGAAAATGCTTTTTTTGCTGAGCTGAGCGGTTTTCTTACCGGACAGCCGTCAAAATACATGATCGTTGCCC is a window from the Chryseobacterium indologenes genome containing:
- a CDS encoding Crp/Fnr family transcriptional regulator is translated as MLHTHFVQSIEKVLKPEQAVMDELVSHLESKSYRKGDFLLKGDETCRYFYFIEKGLVKLFFDNGDKDFIMTFFAENAFFAELSGFLTGQPSKYMIVALEPTEVLRVHRDVIEGLCKKYHTAETLFSKLYSKAPVNMMGRISEMLEDDGKKRYHNFMKQRPDLIQRISLGDLADYIGITQVSLSRIRAQKL